A region of Phalacrocorax carbo chromosome 7, bPhaCar2.1, whole genome shotgun sequence DNA encodes the following proteins:
- the LOC135314279 gene encoding serine/arginine repetitive matrix protein 3-like, giving the protein MVTFGQGLLEVTERALAAKKALPCPAGCQVGCSTWWARVRPITSRANAAWLQRRRDAGSARLGGSSCAAPHQPLLRRSRSRRPPPTPGRLHSHHFPRDRRPPAPRPTRGTALPPRVKHEAPRPGAEERAGPARRPSKVVVFSSKERGGPARRRVPARPPPRPGRKRSWAAPPSGAARLGLPRRLRPQEMEVARGSAAAMCVSCGNLRGHGRAGLMKRLSCPRTLPQGGRPLGPFVPSSRTG; this is encoded by the exons ATGGTGACGTTTGGGCAAGGGCTGCTAGAGGTAACAGAGCGAGCCCTCGCTGCTAAAAAAGCGCTCCCTTGCCCGGCCGGCTGTCAGGTAGGCTGCAGTACGTGGTGGGCTCGGGTTCGGCCCATTACTTCTCGGGCGAACGCTGCGTGGCTGCAGCGGAGACGGGACGCAGGGTCAGCACGGCTCGGCGGGAGCTCCTGCGCCGCCCCGCACCAGCCGCTCCTCCGGCGGTCGCGGTCCCGGCGCCCCCCACCGACCCCCGGGCGCCTCCACAGCCACCACTTCCCCCGGGACCGGCGGCCACCCGCACCGCGTCCGACGCGTGGGACAGCGCTCCCACCCAGAGTGAAACACGAGGCGCCTCGCCCCGGCGCCGAAGAGAGAGCAGGGCCCGCCCGTCGCCCGTCTAAGGTCGTGGTTTTTTCAAGCAAAGAGCGAGGCGGCCCCGCCCGGCGGCGAgtgcccgcccgccccccgccgcgcccgggcAGGAAGCGGAGCTGGGCGGCCCCTCCCAGCGGCGCGGCGCGGTTGGGCTTGCctcggcgcctgcgcccgcaGGAAATGGAGGTGGCACGAG GATCTGCCGCCGCTATGTGCGTCTCGTGTGGGAATCTGCGCGGCCACGGCCGTGCCGGGCTGATGAAGAGGCTCTCCTGCCCGCGGACCCTTCCCCAGGGCGGCAG GCCCCTCGGTCCCTTTGTTCCCAGCTCCAGGACTGGCTGA